The following coding sequences are from one Biomphalaria glabrata chromosome 8, xgBioGlab47.1, whole genome shotgun sequence window:
- the LOC106056654 gene encoding heart- and neural crest derivatives-expressed protein 2-like isoform X2, with protein MSLTVGGYPQSYPHHPHPHQTHHYHHGHHPLPNGGGAAVTGGGMSSPAAPHEFYPTYPHHQMARYPEHPDTTAAAVAGGYFPNWMLSPPPELTTVTGHIPDGYHSFGAPGANSPGGTHYQSFIQYENGVPVRCIKRRVTANKKERRRTLSINNAFAQLRGCIPNVPSDTKLSKIKTLRLATSYISYLMDILAKDDPELSRTGFKAELTKKVTTNQSMVSSAQGLTNNGGLTSTVNLTNLKPDVCVSSALTHARTLLDRGEDKRKRWRE; from the exons ATGAGTCTCACAGTGGGCGGTTACCCGCAGAGTTATCCACATCATCCACATCCACACCAGACGCATCACTATCACCACGGACACCATCCACTTCCCAACGGAGGAGGCGCCGCGGTCACCGGTGGAGGCATGTCCTCACCGGCCGCCCCGCACGAGTTCTACCCTACGTATCCCCACCACCAGATGGCTCGCTACCCTGAGCACCCCGACACTACCGCCGCCGCCGTCGCGGGCGGATATTTCCCCAACTGGATGCTTTCTCCGCCGCCGGAGCTGACCACGGTCACTGGACACATTCCCGACGGCTATCACAGTTTTGGGGCGCCGGGCGCCAACTCACCCGGGGGCACTCACTACCAGTCTTTCATCCAGTACGAGAACGGGGTGCCCGTGCGTTGCATTAAGCGCCGGGTGACAGCAAACAAAAAAGAACGGCGGAGGACGCTCAGTATTAATAACGCCTTCGCCCAGCTGCGGGGCTGCATCCCAAATGTTCCCTCGGACACCAAACTGTCCAAGATTAAGACCCTCAGACTGGCTACCAGCTACATCTCTTACCTCATGGACATACTGGCCAAAGACGACCCAGAACTTTCCAGAACCGGCTTCAAAGCGGAGCTAACCAAAAAAGTGACCACAAACCAGTCTATGGTGTCCAGCGCTCAAGGGCTGACCAACAACGGAGGCCTCACGTCTACCGTCAACCTAACCAACCTTAAACCTGATGTATGCGTGTCATCGGCGCTAACACACGCTCGGACATTACTGGACAGGGGAGAAGACAAACGAAAAC gatGGAGAGAGTGA
- the LOC106056654 gene encoding heart- and neural crest derivatives-expressed protein 2-like isoform X1, protein MSLTVGGYPQSYPHHPHPHQTHHYHHGHHPLPNGGGAAVTGGGMSSPAAPHEFYPTYPHHQMARYPEHPDTTAAAVAGGYFPNWMLSPPPELTTVTGHIPDGYHSFGAPGANSPGGTHYQSFIQYENGVPVRCIKRRVTANKKERRRTLSINNAFAQLRGCIPNVPSDTKLSKIKTLRLATSYISYLMDILAKDDPELSRTGFKAELTKKVTTNQSMVSSAQGLTNNGGLTSTVNLTNLKPDVCVSSALTHARTLLDRGEDKRKRESDGESETSSQGSSPCPEKKPKGRTGWPQHVWAAELK, encoded by the exons ATGAGTCTCACAGTGGGCGGTTACCCGCAGAGTTATCCACATCATCCACATCCACACCAGACGCATCACTATCACCACGGACACCATCCACTTCCCAACGGAGGAGGCGCCGCGGTCACCGGTGGAGGCATGTCCTCACCGGCCGCCCCGCACGAGTTCTACCCTACGTATCCCCACCACCAGATGGCTCGCTACCCTGAGCACCCCGACACTACCGCCGCCGCCGTCGCGGGCGGATATTTCCCCAACTGGATGCTTTCTCCGCCGCCGGAGCTGACCACGGTCACTGGACACATTCCCGACGGCTATCACAGTTTTGGGGCGCCGGGCGCCAACTCACCCGGGGGCACTCACTACCAGTCTTTCATCCAGTACGAGAACGGGGTGCCCGTGCGTTGCATTAAGCGCCGGGTGACAGCAAACAAAAAAGAACGGCGGAGGACGCTCAGTATTAATAACGCCTTCGCCCAGCTGCGGGGCTGCATCCCAAATGTTCCCTCGGACACCAAACTGTCCAAGATTAAGACCCTCAGACTGGCTACCAGCTACATCTCTTACCTCATGGACATACTGGCCAAAGACGACCCAGAACTTTCCAGAACCGGCTTCAAAGCGGAGCTAACCAAAAAAGTGACCACAAACCAGTCTATGGTGTCCAGCGCTCAAGGGCTGACCAACAACGGAGGCCTCACGTCTACCGTCAACCTAACCAACCTTAAACCTGATGTATGCGTGTCATCGGCGCTAACACACGCTCGGACATTACTGGACAGGGGAGAAGACAAACGAAAACGTGAGTCG gatGGAGAGAGTGAGACAAGCAGTCAAGGGTCTAGTCCGTGTCCCGAGAAAAAACCTAAGGGCAGAACTGGCTGGCCCCAACACGTCTGGGCGGCAGAACTGAAATGA